The Hymenobacter swuensis DY53 genome includes the window AGGGCTGGTCTTCCAGCAGCACCCGGATAAACTCGTCCTCCGACATAGGCTGGAGGGCGTAGTTGGTTTTTACTTCTTTGCCAATAGTGCTATCCAAGTCGAGAGAAGTGGTTTTGCCGCAGAGGGAGCCGGGGCCGTGGGCCGGATACACTTTGGTAGTAGCGGGCAGCGTCATCAGCTTCTGGCGGGTGCTCTGGTACAGTTGGGCGGCCAGTCCCTCGCGGCTGTGTCCACCCACCAGGTCCGATTCGCGCAGGTCAGGGCGGCCTACATCACCCACAAACAGCGTGTCGCCGGTAAATACAGCGCGCGTCTGGCCCAGCTCATCCAGCAACAAAATGCTGATGGAGTCAGGAGAGTGACCAGGCGTGTTGAGAGCGTGCAGCTCCACGGTACCCAGCACAATGCGCTGGTCGTCGTCGAAGGTCTGGTGGGGGTAGCTGGCTTTCACCAACTTGCTTACATAAATGACAGCACCGGTTTCCTGCGCAATTTCCAGGTGGCTGCTGACAAAATCGGCGTGCGGGTGGGTTTCAATAACGGCTACGATTTTGGCGTCGTGCTCGTCGGCGAAATCGTAGTACTGCTGCGGGTCGCGGGCCGGGTCGATGATGGCCACCTGCCGGCCGCTGCGGATGGCATAGCTCGCGTGGGCCAGGCCTTTGTCGTAAAACTGCTGAATCTGTACCGAACCGGTACTACTGGGCAGAGGACTCATGGGGTGTTAGATGTGGTGGATGCCTTTCGGCCGGATCAGGCCAGAGCACGAAGGCATATGGTCAAATATAGGCACCGGGGCCGCCTTATGTTACACACATACCGGATAAAGTAGTGTGCATGACTGGTAATATATTGATTTAAAGTTCTTTGCTGACTTGGAGGGCTGCGTGTGGGTTTACGAAGTCAGCTCGTCATGCCCTTGCGTGCGACAGGTTTTTTGCTGTCGTGAAAAGCCAACTAAAAAAGCCCCGGCCACAACTGGCCGGGGCTTTCCA containing:
- a CDS encoding MBL fold metallo-hydrolase — translated: MSPLPSSTGSVQIQQFYDKGLAHASYAIRSGRQVAIIDPARDPQQYYDFADEHDAKIVAVIETHPHADFVSSHLEIAQETGAVIYVSKLVKASYPHQTFDDDQRIVLGTVELHALNTPGHSPDSISILLLDELGQTRAVFTGDTLFVGDVGRPDLRESDLVGGHSREGLAAQLYQSTRQKLMTLPATTKVYPAHGPGSLCGKTTSLDLDSTIGKEVKTNYALQPMSEDEFIRVLLEDQPFMPKYFGHDVVLNKQGALPFEDSVRAVPRLQPGTPLELGVVIIDTRPAAEFRAGHLPGAINLMDGGKFETWLGSVVGPDEPFYLIADSQIALDIVIRKTAKIGYEGTIKGALLTPRELTAMSPAVDVDQVRQQPHDFTIVDIRNRTEAQQPVFEGALLIPLPELRERAHEIPTDKPILIHCAGGYRSAAGSSIVQAALPEVSVLDLGEAITSFQPQPVH